ggaccaggatacctaaaaaatcttctaaaagaactgggcatgtttagccttgagaagactgaggggagatgacatagcactcttcaagtacttgaaaggttgttacacggAGGAGGACCacaatctcttctcgattgtctcagagtgcaggacatggaataatgggcttaagtttcaggaagccagatttcaactgaacatcaggaaaaacttcctgttagagtgatacaatggaaccaatgacctcggtaggtggtgggttctccaacactggaggccttcaagaggcagttggacagccacctgtcgggaatgctttaagctggattcctgcattgagctggagggtggacttgatggccttatatgctccttccaactctacaattctatccCTTGCTTACCCAATCACTGGGTtatgcaggagagggcatcctgcagataccatactGTCCGGGGTTGTGCTCCACATGATGTTGGAATTGGGCCTttactgtggtggcacctaccctttggaacaccCTCCCGTTGCATatctggcgccttctctgttgtctttttggtgtctgctaaagatgttcctctgtcacaagccttctaaaatctttaccCCAGTTGGTACCTCTCTTGGATCAGAATTCATTTTACGCatgcagtgttgttgttttaaaccgtttttatatttataattttttGAGTTGTTTTGAtagatgcaattgttttaactgttttaataagCTGTGATACTGCAaattgctgtaaaataaaaatattgctgaTTTTCTAATCAAGGATGTTCCCAGTAAGGATCTCTAGAGTACTTCACAATAGTATAAATATCTTCAtcttaaagcagggctggggaaccttttgcagACTCCCTTGTGGGACCCTTAAAAGAGttgcatgctggtggtgggcaaggccagaggcaaaagagggcagagcaaAAGACTTACCTTTGAACATTTGGGCTataaatgcagccacaccaaagCCGGGCAAACAAGTATTATCACAGCTGATGAaaacactccagccaggcaaaagcactcaagtcAGGGAGCAGAAGGAATGAGGGGTGGGTCCTGGGGaaacctgagggccagataaaaaggcctgaagggccatgtgatgtccctgtatatatataatactgtaaatatactGTAACTTTTATActttgtttaatatattattttgtttgttgcttgtgtttatcgtttgtaatctgattttattgtgatacttctgtattttaacctttttgtacaccgcccagagagctacttgctatgggcggtttataaatgaaacaaattaaataaataaataaataaataagtgcgggtttattagaatATATGTGATAAGTAGACTGAATGAGAGGGAGGAGTACATGGGTTGtaatgttgaagaatgttggatgatgattggctgagcgtttgagtgtcaaggtataaatgagaggatgacagttgagagggggttggtTCGTTCTGAGGGTTTtggagggttggttggttttggagagggttgttgggtggattggattaggtgggtagtgaggcaggatattgatgactaagaaacataaagagtaacacatcttatgaaaccacatgcttgttgactaaacctttaagtaatcttgttattccctgtgtagataaataaatagttcttggtatACCAAAactcctgatccttggctggggctttcacagaccagaagggtgggcagggcatataccaaggttgggaaatagtaccaatggtggcagcagtgaagagatagtgtaacatcatcaggtatccaaaacaacccagagctgtaatctttataggcacaaagatacaggggggttgtggcctgtaagtgcacccagacacaacgtagcaataagccaggaggagacgaaggcacagtctcaaggcaatattgtttacagggagtgtctggtgctgctgcctagcagcccgatcttgagagatctttgctagagccggtgagagaaccattaagagaccaggaccctgaggtgggaccgtcaCAAGGTGGTGACCACGGGCAGGGTTCTGACAGGCAACATCAGACCCATGGCCTAGagcctagaaacttttttattaATAATCCCATCTaccccagccaatggtcaggaatgatgggaattgtagtccagcaacatctggggacaccaaGGATGGGAAAGGTCTGGCCTAGAGGTTCCCTGTCCATCTTTGTCAGATGCAAGTACAGACAAAACAATGCTAGAAACCACTTTTTATTAATGATCATCATCGAGCTCCAGCTCAACAAGATTTGCACGTGATTTTTAGCTCTACCTTTTCATCCACCGGTGGGTAGCACTTTCCACAGAAGCACTTATTCTCTCTTGGTagaaaacatatattaaaacagagGCAAAATTTTATACATCTGGCAGCAAAGTGCTTTGACAAGACACCTGTGCGCTCCTcttcactgccctggcccagaCAGGCTTTTGTTCATGAACTGCCTTTTCACAAAACAGATCCACCACTGTgagacaaaaggaaaagaaatgaaaggtaTGAAAATGGAGTGAAAGAGTGGGGATACTCTCAAGTCATCATCCCCCCCCATAACTAGTATTCATAGACAATACAGGGCATCCACCAAAAACGACATCCCTTTGGCCCTGTTCTTGGCCGATCTCGCAATTAACATCTAATGAAATTCATCAAGTGACACGACATCACACCTTGCTACGCACAACTGGATGGTACAACATCTCAGTGTGATGACTTCACATCATGCAGTGGTTTGTGCACtgactgggttgtattcaatgtagcgctaATTCAAATGTGCTATCGGCACAAAGGTTTTTCCTTGCACAATAGAATgttcttccctctctcccccccaaaaaatatgtcCTCCAACCGTCTGGAGCAGATTAGGGGATGGCATTGGGGGAGAAAAACCCCTTGTGCTAGTTGAAGCTGTTCCACTAGTGCAAGAATTTAGCTGAATATGCCCCTAGGTTTTTACTTCACACAGACCAGTTGGGCCAGATCTAGGCTCAATGACAGATATGGGGCTACTGCTGAAAACAGAAGCCCTTTGTCAGGCTCCCCCCTCATGTCCCACAAGAGACATCCAGGGGAAAACTAAACACAGAGCTTCTGTTTGACAGCAGTCCAGTGCTTGCTATCAAATCTGGCTCTGCCCAAACGAGTGTTTGTGAAGTAAAAAGGTACATATACAAAACACACCCTGATTGCTGATATgcttaatgtatttattttggcACATTCCAACCTTTATCCAATTGGCTCAGGGTACATTGCCATAAAACAGCCTTTGATGCTCTgcaggtgttttggactgcaactcccgtcatccctgaccattggctatgcaggtgaaggatgatgggagttgggaatccaacatcttgagagcaccaggttagggaaggctgacacAGTTATATAAACAGAACATTTATTCAAACCCCACCTGGACAgctgcaggttagccacccctggcttAAACAGAGCCAAGCCACAGATGAGATCAACATCTTACCTTGCTGGGTTTGTCACTCTGGGGATCAAAGACCTTTTCACAAAGCCTCAGGCCAGTTTCTTGCCTCAGCTGCTGCAAGTAGGCCCTCATAATCTcttaaaaaacaaagaagtacACCCAGCTAAGACCAGATCATATTATATACTTTCTGTTCAGTCAAAAGGGTTCGGCAATTTTAACATATTTTCCTCCCATTGTCAAAGCATAGAGCTGCTTTAATTCATCACTGTGCCCCAGTGGTGATTGGAGGCTCCATGTCcctggggcaatggaatccgccTCAccttttagtccgaactttcaaggcgTTTAGACTAAAGTTCTAACTAAAGTCCAGAGCGGATTTCACTAACCCACTAACATGGATCCACCAGCTGGTGCTGCCGTGTCCTGCTTCCCAAAGAATACTTTCAGCAGCCAAGCTGTAGCCACTCCACTTGCCAAAGAGTGGTTTCTGCAGCCAGCCTGCAGGTGAAGAGGCATTGCCCCTTTCCTCCTTTGAAAACTCTTCACATAACAAGCTGGAATGTTCTCTATTGggctaaagggagagggccttctcagtggtggcccccaaattatggaatgatccttctgatgaggtgtgcctggcgccaacactgttatattttcagtgccaggtcaagactttcctcttctcccaggcattttagcatgtgtttttaacttgcttttaatttttttaaaattgtgtttttacattgttttttgtgtttttaaatttgtatgtttgtttttattgttttttaattgctgtaaaccgcccagagagcttcgactatggggcagtatacaaatgtaataataaataaataaataaagcctagATTTCTCTATTTATTTATGGATTGGACATTACTGTTCAGAAGCAGCAAACTCTGACTCATTCAAGGGAGTTCCTTCTCCAATCCAGTGGAGCAAGCCAGTCTGTGCATTCCATTGCTCACATGGATCCGATCCTTCCATCAGACTGAATGGATCAGCTCATGGGCAGAGGCGACGCACGGACACACTCAGACCTGTAAATCAGGCTGCACGTTGGCAAAGTAGAAAGAGTGGAAGCTGGAGTAAATGATACATGGGAAATTAGTTGTAGGGAAACAGGGGCAAAAGCTGCTTTGGGGACTGCTACTTATGCAGTGGGAAGGTCTCAATCCTATGCATCCTTACCCAAGAGTAAGCCCCCTTGAACTCAGtagtacttctgaataaacacgtTTAAGATTAGGCAATTAGTGGATTAATCCACCAATTCAAGCTTGTAGTCCTCACGGTGAACCCACCCTTACCTTCCTCCTGCTTGTTGCTGGGTCTGGCATAGAGAGCATTCAGTGGAAATCCCGGCTCTCCAGGGATCGGGAAATTTGTGAttcctaatgtatacatttctttCTCTCCTTGGCCTTTGGAATTGCACTGGAGGCAAACAGAGTAGAAGAAAGCAAGATCCAGTGACAAAAAGACGTCACAATAACTAACCAGAATGTACTAGGAACACACTCTTCAACCAGACTTCTCTCTAGAATGAGGGAGGGCCATCCTTCTATGGTTTTGGGGATCTCTACCCATTTGCTACTCAGTGGCAATGGGAAGCTGCAgtattacagcacaatcctatgcacggctactcagaagcaagtcccactgtgttcaaaggAACTGGCTCAGAgtacaggaatgggaaacctgtgaccctccagatgttgatgggctaCAGGTCCCACCATCCCtatacactggctggggctgatgggagttgtagtccaacagcattcagagggccacaggtttttccTCCATGCCCTAGTAAGTGCAtttaggatcacagccttaaGAGCTAGAAGTCTACAGTAACGATCAGCCTTTTTGTGACATTAGGCTCTCTACAGATAAATATACTTAAATCCCAAACACTGGTTTCCAATGTAACAAGTTTATTTTCAACACCCCTCCCTCCCTGAAAAAAAAGATCAGGCATGGGCAAAGAATACATTTCTACTTTCAAAAGAAAACTGcgttggtggctaggagtgcctttttccagcaacagctggtttgccagctgcgGCTCCTTTTGCACAGAAAGGATCTGGCCACTGtactccacgctctggtaacttccagactggattactgcaaagcGCTGtacctggggctgcccttgaagatgactcggaaacttcagctggtccaaaatgccagATGACTGGCTGGAGTTCCTTTTAGCACTTACATAACCCCTGTTTCAAAACAGCtggattggttgccagttcgattcaaggtgctcatgttagggttaaaagccctgaacaacttaggtctcaaatatctgaaagtttgtctccttccctacagaccctctcaggggttgagatcagcagagggggccctcttggccACTCCTCTGTCCTCTgaagtttggggtggtggtgaccCTGGAGAAGGCatgctctgtggtggcccctaaattgtggaatttcctccccacagaggtgtgtctggcaacttcactatacagtttttggtgacTCTTTatcctgacctttgacacctgagatgtacattgttaggatccaccctatttttgtgattttaagttctaatttgtttgcaagtatatattttaaactgttgtaacccaacCTGAAACCTCCATGTGAACAAaacattgaaataataataattcctttcatttaaaaagacAACAACAAGCTCTGAACTCtaagaaaacaagaaaagctatcgctcaggggcagagcacctgctttgcatgcagaaggttccaggttcaatccctggcctctctaggtagggctgggaatgtcccctgcctggaaccctggagccgctgccagtcagtgcagacaatactgatctagatggacctgATGGTCTGACTTAGACTGCTTcatggcccctctagtccagcttcctcttctcgcagtggccaaccagacgccctaatgggaagcccacaagcaggacctgagcacaggagcACTCGCCCCTcttctggtttccagcaactggtattcagaagcacattccctctgatagtggaggtaaTAAtagagccatcatgactagtagccattgctatACAAATTCACGAAGGCCAACGCCCTTTCAAAGCCGCCCAACGCTGTTACCTTTTGTAGCTTTTTCAAGCATTCCGAAATGTAGAGAGTTACGTAGATCAAAGTTCTATCGGCTTCATTCTAAGAATAAATgtttgaaaaataattttaaaaaatacagcctaaaaccaattaaaaaacaacaacacatgaaATGGGAATTAGGGAATTCACTAAAAAAACACATAAGTATTGGAGAGTATAAGCATCGGCCCTCATCACCTGAACATAAGAAATGAGAGGGAACAATATTTGCTTTTCCTCTTCTCCAATACTAGAACTGAATAAAGCTCTTTGTGAAtagcaaacaaaagaaaaagtaCTATCAGAAGCTGTAACATCTGAGCTGGAGCAGCTGTCTGTCTTCTTGTATTGTTaggcttattttttatttttattttattttattaagcttatataccgcccgactagcaacagctctctgggcggtgaacattaaaaatacaataaaaataacacaatacaatatatcacaatacaaaactgtacaaaaaactgtacagtctaaaatcaaaatataataatttagaattaactggaattaaaatgcctcagagaagagaaaggttttaacctggcgccgaaaagatgatagtgtcggcgccaggcgcacctcctcggggagaccattccatagttcgggggccaccactgagaaggccctagatcttgtcaccactctccgggctttcctatgagtcggaacccggaggagggccttcgtagtagaccgtagtgtacgggccggttcatatcgggagaggcgttccgacagatatcgtggtcccgcgccgtataaggctttataggtaagcaccaacactttgaatctggcccggaagcatattggaagccagtgcaaacgggctagcacaggtgttatatgctcagaccgcttagttcttgttagcagtctggctgccacattttgcactagctgtagcttccgaatcgtcttcaaaggtagccctacgtaaagcgcattgcagtagtccagacgcgaggttaccatagcatgtaccactgatgcgaggtcctccttactcagatagggacgtagctgggctaccaaccaaagttggtagaacgcattccgggccaccgaggctacatgagcctcaagtgtgagggaagagtctaagatgactcccagactacgcacctgttcctttagggggagtgtaaccccatccaggacagggtatatatccaccatccgatcagagaaaccatccaccaacagcatctcagtcttgtcaggattgagtctcagtttgttagttctcatccagtccattgtcgcagccaggcaacggttcagcacgtcgactgcctcacctgaagatgtaaaggagaagtagagctgcgtgtcatcagcatactgatgacaacgcactccaaaactcctgatgaccgcccccagcggcttcatataaatgttaaaaagcatgggagacagaaccgaaccctgcgggaccccacattggagaacccacggtgttgagcaatgttccccaagcactatcttctggagacgacccgctaagtaggagcggaaccactgccaagcagtgcctccaacttccaactctgcaagcctctccagaaggataccatggtcgatggtatcaaaagccgctgagaggtcaaggagaatcaacagagttacactccctctgtctctctcccgacataggtcatcaaacagggcgaccaaggcagtctcagtgccaaaaccaggcctgaaccccgattgaaatggatctagataatcggtttcatccaatagcgcctggagctggtcagcaaccactcgttccaagatcttgcccaggaacggaacattggctactggtctgtagctgctgacatcctccgggtccaaggaagtttttttcaggagtggtctcactgccgcctctttcagacagccagggaccactccctctcgtaaagaggcattaatcacttccttggcccagccaactgttccttccttgctagttttaattagccaagaggggcaaggatccagtaccgaagtggtcgcacgaacctgtccaagcaccttgtccacatcctcgaactgaaccaactgaaactcatccaacaaaacatgacaagactgtgctccggacacctcagtaggattaactgctattaaataggagtctaagtcccggcgaatgcatgagaccttatgctggaagtgttcagcaaatttattacatcgagctaccgatgtatctgccgtatcttgtaggcctggatggagtaggccacgaaccactttaaaaagctcccgtgggcatgagagagatgactgaatagaggcggcgaaatgttgtttttttgccgccctcactgctcctacatagagcttagtagaagcacgaaccagctcataattgcattcgtcgggagttcgtctccatctccgctcaagccgcttATTATGTTTGttattaattgatatgttttacttgattgatagtttgttttattattattttaaatataatgGTCATCAAATTGAGTTATTTGTTGGATTCTTTTGTTCTTAAATAGTTTAGTATTTGATTGTTACTGATTTagtgatttgtatttttgttttgttgtgaactgctttgaacaTATTTATAagaaaaagtggcatacaaactgtaatagtaataataataataataatacattatcaATGTACTGAAGTCCCCACCACTGACTTAAATAGTTTAAAAAACGTATTGGATAATGGGGTTAGGATGGGAGATGTGTTTACTAACAGCAGTTAGCCaggataagaatgtaagaacatgagaagagcctgctggatcaggccagcggcccatctagtccagcatcctgttcacacagtgccaaccagatgctcatgggaagcccacgagcaagacctgagtgcaagagcactctccctcctgtggtttccagcaaatggtattcaaaagcatactaccTCCGAGAGTGGAGGCACGAGcatatccatcatggctagtaggatGCTACACGGAGCCTCCATATTCagaagcagtctacctctgaataccagttgacaGGGGAAATTGCCTTCATCCTTGTTTGGGGGCTTCCTGGAACCCTCTGTCTGGTGACTGTTAGGAAAATGTGTGCTGGATAAGGTGGActtttcagcagggctcttcttacgacGGGCACAACTAAACCCTGTTAACATGCTGCATTCTTTATGTATTTAAGTCACTGTTATGCCCATATTTATTGTCTGTGTTTCAGAGAACAAGCCGCTCGCCTTCTAGAGTCTGTTACTCACTAAGCACTGCAAGCATGTTAAAGCAGCCTTTTTAAACTTCCTTACCTTGATTTCATAATTTTTAAAGAAGACGTTTGCTTTGAAGTAGTAGATGGCTTCGTCGATGATGTCTGTATCTTTTGCTACAAAGAAAGGGAAGAGTTTAAATGTATTTGGAATCATATAGAAGATGAGGCATCCTAAGAAATGACTCCTGAAGATGTCCGATAATCAGAAGTGCAGTggtgaattcagaagtgcagggtccctgtaTGAtcgtcacagccacgccccctcatagccacaccccctttaAGATTATAGAACCTTCTatgagcatgaaagagaagagccttctcagtggctgactcacctcatttcactctgattggctctaatcagaaggaaaagacaagaaagcatgttaatagactcttctcagtgaccaaaacactcccttttcctgcttattggctcataggatgctggagacaaagggaccctgctgggacccttctCTCAAAAGCgtaaggggcctaagacccccagagaccctggatgactacacccctgcctataCTGCAGTCCTATAAAAGTAGATGTAAACCCCATCAAGTTCAATAAGACTTATTCCAAGGTAAGAGTGTACTTACAGAATTACAGCCTGAATTTCTAGGAGCTATAGTTTGTTATGGATGCTGGGTCTTTTGGagccccccattcccctcactgGGCTATGattcccagagcggtttaacaatcaatccctcctgCCAGAAACggtgagaactgtagctctgtgaggggaagagggaccccccccaacaactctcagcacccttcacaaactacacttcccaggattctttggggaaagccatgattgatTCAAGCAGTATGAGATTGCTTCAAATGTATAGCACAGACAGGGGCTAAATAAGATGCATATGACTGGGCTCAGGAACAACCCCTGCGAAACGCACGTCTGAACAGAATGCTTTGACGTGCTGCTTACAGACCTCCTTAGCAGCGTCGCATTTTGCAATACGTTGCTTAGCAACGACACAGAAACAGGCCTGTTCCAGGTGGCAGCCACTCTTGGGAAcactttcccccaccccactgaATGGGGGGCATCCACAGCATCCAAAGACTGTTAAAAACACATGTGTTTACTCAGGCTTCTTCTTATGGCCTGTTTTCAATATTTGTGCATATCCCCGACATTGCTTATTGTTTGCTATTGATCTTAAGGTAGACTTCCTGTATATTTTTTATACCCACTTGATTTCATATATAACATTTTTGTGTGGAATTTTATTCTGTAAACAGATCCAGGAGCCTTGGAATAGGAGATGGActatcttcaagtcgatcccgacttatggcgacccaatgaatagggttttcatggtaagcggtattcagagtgggtttcccattgccttcctctgaggctgagaggcagtgactggcccaaggtcacccagtgagcttcatggctgtgtggggattcgaaccctggtctcccaggtcatagtccaacacct
This Rhineura floridana isolate rRhiFlo1 chromosome 19, rRhiFlo1.hap2, whole genome shotgun sequence DNA region includes the following protein-coding sequences:
- the ARPC3 gene encoding actin-related protein 2/3 complex subunit 3 is translated as MPAYHSALMDTDTKLIGNMALLPIKSQFKGPAPRETKDTDIIDEAIYYFKANVFFKNYEIKNEADRTLIYVTLYISECLKKLQKCNSKGQGEKEMYTLGITNFPIPGEPGFPLNALYARPSNKQEEEIMRAYLQQLRQETGLRLCEKVFDPQSDKPSKWWICFVKRQFMNKSLSGPGQ